AAAAGCTGATACTGCAAGACAGATAATATTATTTATGCTTGATCATGATCTTTGCACGTTTAATGAGATTGTTGAACATACAGGGAGAGCACCCTCAACGGTATCATGGAATCTGGCTAGGCTTAGGGATGCAGGAATAATGAAGGTTAGGTATGGAGAATATAGTCTCTATGAATTGACTGATAGGCAAGCAGTGACTGAAATATTATCTAGATATAAAGGAAACTTTTTAGATAGGATTGTAAATAACTACACTGAAATGATTAACGAGCTTTGATGGAAACTTAACGAGTCTATATGATTAGGAGTTACGCACTTGCAATTGGATTCAATGACAGAATAGGGTTGGCAAGATAAGAACGGATTGCTCCTCGAATTATAGAGATCTTTGTCTCGTACCAGCTTATGCCTGTCCTCAACCTGTGCATC
This genomic stretch from Nitrososphaerales archaeon harbors:
- a CDS encoding winged helix-turn-helix transcriptional regulator; protein product: MEITAVDMKDVLLQHVRKNPGIRYRELLRLTSLSNGVLTYHLAILEKSGKIQVRRKNRKTSYYPLDVSAKEADIIACLKADTARQIILFMLDHDLCTFNEIVEHTGRAPSTVSWNLARLRDAGIMKVRYGEYSLYELTDRQAVTEILSRYKGNFLDRIVNNYTEMINEL
- a CDS encoding IS701 family transposase, producing MHRLRTGISWYETKISIIRGAIRSYLANPILSLNPIASA